The sequence GCTATCGCGACATCCATCTGCGTAAGATCTTTCGCTTGCCGCAGTGCTTTGAGGTTTTCCCCAAATACTTTTAATATGTCAACCTTACTTTTCATAGAAGGCAAACGTATATATAATTTATACATTTCAATACACCTGATTATGCATGCTTAATTCGGTAATTTTTCCTATATTACAATTCGATTAAACGGTATGATCATAAATACCACAGAACAAATCCCCGAAAAGCTCAGGTGCTGCTTTTCGTTTTAACGTTGTAAGATATCAATGTGTATGGTCAATGGTACTGTCTATAAATTCAAGTTCAGAAATAAAGCAGAAACTGAATTATGCTAAAAAGAATTGGCCAGCAGCGGTGGATAAATATGAAAAGCAGGAAAAGGAACTGGGGCATCAAAGAAACAGTTTAAGCAAAACAGATACTGACGCTACGTTTATGCATATGAAGGAAGATCATATGAAAAACGGGCAATTAAAACCGGCGTACAATGTGCAGATAAGTACCAATAACCAATATATTCTTTCTTATAGCCTTCATCAAAATGCAACGGATACCAATACCCTGATTCCACATTTAAAGCAGCATATCAAAAATCATGGTATAAAGGCCTCCAATATTACCGCAGATTCAGGTTATGGGAGCGAACAGAATTATCAGTGGCTTGAAAAAAGACGGATCACAGGGTATGTAAAACACAATCAATTTGACAGGAATCAGCACAAAAAAACACGGGATAAAAAACCTTACTCTTCCGATAAACTACGCTACGATGCTGCCAGGGATATTTATTATTGTCCGAAGGATAAACCCATGAGAAACGTGGGAACTTATACCCAAAAGACAAGCACTGGTTTTGAACAGACTATTACCAGATATGAGACTGAAAGTTGTAAATGGTGCAGATTACGGGAACAATGCCATAATAGTAAGGGAAATCGAATCATATCAATCAATCACAACCAACAACGGCTAAAATCAAGAGCAGACAAACGATTAAAAACCAGGCGAGGAATAGCAAAACGTAAACAACGTTGTTTTGACACCGAACCTGTGTTTGGTAATATCAAGCATAACCATAACTTCAAAAGATTTATGCTTCGTGGGCTTGAAAAAGTCAGGGTTGAAACAGGATTATTGGCATTAGCGCATAACCTGAGAAAGAAAATAGCTTAAAAAGGGGAGAAATCCCTTTTTTAGTGCCCCTTTTATCGCTACCCGCTCCATAAAAGTTAATAGGATCATAGCTTATCACAAAAGCTTCTAAATATAAGGCTTATTATAGCGCATGGTATAACAAGAAAAAAGCGCCTCATTTATTTATGGGACGCCCTCATGCCTTAATATGTAATAATTATATTAAATATAACGTAACTGCCCTAAATATGTTACAATGGAAATTTAACCGGTATAAAGGAATATTGCTGATTGGGGTGATCTGTTGCAACCTGACACGAATAACCCGGAAATTGGTCAATCCTATGCAGATACCAGGTTATATTATCCAATATCACCTGATTAAAATTACTCACTTCCAGTGAGGAGAGGTCATCTATCAGACCTCTTCCATCAGCTTTCAGGATGGCCTCCTTGGCCGTCCAGTGATCGTAAAATGAGGTAGTTGGTGCAGCATGCTGATGAATGTAATGCCATTCGGCAGCTGTAAACTGCGGCGTAAAATCTGTCATTTTCAGGGGTTGATGCATTTCAATATCAATCCCGATTCTGCCATGAGTTGTCAAAGAGCAGGCAACTAAATTGCCCGAATGGGTAATGTTAAAATCTCCCACCCCATGAATGTAAGGACGGCCACGCGTAGAATATTTTATGTCAGTTAATTTATAATCAGATCCATCCAATGCATGGCGCAGTAAAGTCCGTCCTAATACATAAGCATGTGCATCCTCCCATCGCCGGTAGGCAAAAGCTTTACCCTGCATGACGAATGGCAATGAAAATATAAGCTCATCCAATTGAGATTGACTGAGCCTGTCAATATAGTAACTGTAATAAATTTTGCATGAATGCATACAACTAC is a genomic window of Chitinophaga sp. LS1 containing:
- a CDS encoding transposase, which gives rise to MVLSINSSSEIKQKLNYAKKNWPAAVDKYEKQEKELGHQRNSLSKTDTDATFMHMKEDHMKNGQLKPAYNVQISTNNQYILSYSLHQNATDTNTLIPHLKQHIKNHGIKASNITADSGYGSEQNYQWLEKRRITGYVKHNQFDRNQHKKTRDKKPYSSDKLRYDAARDIYYCPKDKPMRNVGTYTQKTSTGFEQTITRYETESCKWCRLREQCHNSKGNRIISINHNQQRLKSRADKRLKTRRGIAKRKQRCFDTEPVFGNIKHNHNFKRFMLRGLEKVRVETGLLALAHNLRKKIA
- a CDS encoding 4'-phosphopantetheinyl transferase family protein, translated to MHSCKIYYSYYIDRLSQSQLDELIFSLPFVMQGKAFAYRRWEDAHAYVLGRTLLRHALDGSDYKLTDIKYSTRGRPYIHGVGDFNITHSGNLVACSLTTHGRIGIDIEMHQPLKMTDFTPQFTAAEWHYIHQHAAPTTSFYDHWTAKEAILKADGRGLIDDLSSLEVSNFNQVILDNITWYLHRIDQFPGYSCQVATDHPNQQYSFIPVKFPL